Proteins co-encoded in one Apis mellifera strain DH4 linkage group LG15, Amel_HAv3.1, whole genome shotgun sequence genomic window:
- the LOC552845 gene encoding vacuolar protein sorting-associated protein 51 homolog → MDKMAENSNNPYDINGQHFNPDMYFQKLLKECTLKQIMDHEAEIIKNTQILHSDMQTLVYENYNKFISATDTIRKMKTDFKEMEDSMDLLAKNMDSITTFSEQISSTLQGTRQQIAKLSSVHALLKKLQFLFKLPGNLKDKMNEENYRQAVQDYIHAQRVLNQYGNMPSFQGIQKDCEDILEELKSRLRMQFHKGDASTKALAENIDLLLQLKEPADSLCAEFLTHADGRLTEQLDILKDMCENDIIEFVDMASSGFLSDLCLIVASYNDMFINRSPSEDNEFIDDFDTKALSCLNSFIMKNMKKYFDLIGKRVENVADTAILVKALEKFHRRLQAMNMLCKETDFERTGTNIVINAGRKQCRNHLDNLKSHLNETLVKVRQILTTKTSQEGDNNLAELQALLIMPTIEKIKGILQDLLVFLQPDLSFSLKTQFLQNFCVDEVREGLVVGFLHHVMVIASGFCSGSDIPKFSPTLLLLLSKMCIEYKENNVKYLLTTTDDLFNIEQYTSSGNVVTTELEICDKFHEAAQNLLNHYVRIQGLAVSQMLRKSVETRDWLHTIEPRTVRAVMKRVVEDVMLIDTQVAALYDDSDGQVDRSSDSSRKTHSVSVSRHHYRSSWSSYTPNHIDSSLVTNIHKLFSERIEIFSSVQFNKASILTGIIKISLKTFLECVRLRTFSKYGLQQIQVDTHYLQLYLWRFVSDENVVHFLLDEILGSAVHRCLEPVLMEPSVVDIICERG, encoded by the exons TGATATGCAAACTCtagtatatgaaaattataataaatttatatctgctACAGATACTATCAGGAAG atGAAAacagattttaaagaaatggaaGATAGTATggatttattagcaaaaaatatgGACAGTATTACTACTTTTTCAGAACAGATTTCATCAACATTACAGGGTACAAGACAACAAATTGCCAAATTATCTTCAGTTCAtgcattattgaaaaaattacaatttctttttaaattacccggcaatttaaaagataaaatgaatgaagaaaattatagacag gcAGTACAAGATTACATACACGCACAACGTGTATTGAATCAATATGGCAATATGCCATCTTTTCAAGGAATTCAAAAAGACTGTGAAGATATTCTAGAGGAACTTAAATCAAGGTTGAGAATGCAATTTCATAAAGGAGATGCATCAACTAAAGCTTTAGCTGAAAATATAGATCTATTGTTACAACTGAAAGAACCAGCTGATTCTTTATGTGCTGAATTTTTGACACATGCAGATGGAAGATTAACTGaacaattagatattttaaaagatatgtgTGAAAATGATATCATAGAATTTGTAGATATGGCCAGTTCAGGATTTCTTAGTGATTTATGTTTGATTGTTGCATCTTATAatgatatgtttataaatcgATCACCATCTGaagataatgaatttattgatgATTTTGATACAAAAGCTCTTTCAtgtttaaatagttttatcatgaaaaatatgaaaaaatattttgatttaattggaaaaagagTAGAAAATGTAGCTGATACAGCTATTTTAGTAAAAGCATTAGAAAAGTTTCATAGGAGATTACAGGCTATGAATATGTTGTGTAAAGAAACAGATTTTGAAAG AACAGGTaccaatattgttattaacgCGGGTAGAAAACAATGTCGTAATCATTTAGATAATTTGAAATCTCATTTAAATGAAACACTTGTTAAAGTGAGACAAATATTAACAACTAAAACTTCTCAGGAAGGAGATAATAATTTAGCAGAACTTCAAGCATTACTTATAATGCCCACTATTGAAAAAATCAAAGGAATTTTACAAGATTTATTg GTATTTTTACAACCAGATTTATCATTTAGTTTAAAaacacaatttttacaaaatttctgtGTAGATGAAGTTAGAGAAGGATTAGTAGTTGGATTTTTACATCATGTAATGGTTATTGCGAGTGGATTTTGTAGCGGATCTGATATTCCGAAATTCTCACCTactcttttacttttattgaGTAAAATGtgtattgaatataaagaaaataatgtcaAATATTTG CTTACTACTACCGatgatttattcaatattgaacAATACACATCATCTGGGAATGTCGTTACGACTGAATTAGAAATATGCGATAAATTTCATGAAGCagcacaaaatttattaaatcattatgttCGCATTCAAGGTTTAGCAGTGTCGCAAATGTTAAGAAAATCCGTTGAAACGAGAGACTGGTTACATACAATTGAACCAAGAACAGTAAGAGCTGTGATGAAAAGAGTCGTAGAAGATGTGATGTTAATCGATACTCAAGTAGCTGCATTATATGACGATTCTGATGGTCAAGTTGATAGAAGCAGCGATAGCAGTAGAAAAACTCAtag tgtaAGTGTATCAAGACATCATTATAGATCAAGCTGGTCATCGTACACGCCGAACCATATAGATTCCTCATTGGTGacgaatattcataaattattttctgaacgtattgaaattttttcatcggttcaatttaataaagcgTCTATTCTTACCGGAATCATCAAAATAAGTTTAAAG acTTTTCTGGAATGTGTAAGATTACGAACATTCAGTAAATATGGACTACAACAAATTCAAGTTGACACACATTATTTGCAATTGTATTTATGGAGATTTGTTTCAGATGAAaa tGTTGTTCATTTTCTACTAGATGAGATTCTTGGAAGTGCTGTACATAGATGTTTGGAACCAGTTTTAATGGAACCTAGTGTTGTCGATATTATTTGTGAAagaggataa